From a single Methylacidiphilum kamchatkense Kam1 genomic region:
- a CDS encoding NAD(P)(+) transhydrogenase (Re/Si-specific) subunit beta: MENIIQFVYIASAALFILSLKWMSEIKTSRWGNWAGTAGMALAIVATLLKPEIHGYLWIAIGIVIGASIGTPMAMLMPMTAVPQRTALSHAFGALAAGIVGSTEYFLHGTNLSMPQLIVLCIEVLLGFLTFTGSLLAFGKLQEIIPTRPILYPGRNLVSLSVFAFSLFLIAYLVIKGGSHPFLFGLIVCLSLLFGILLVLPIGGADMPTVISILNAYAGLSSSFMGFLLNNKLLIIAGALDGSSGLILSIQMCKAMNRSFTNVLFGGVGQVLEVADPSRDGKIVKSLSPKEASILFEAAKKVVIVPGYGMAAAQAQHVVKELTDVLENRNIEVKFAIHPVAGRMPGHMNVLLAEADVPYDKLVEMEEINPLFPETDIVLVVGANDITNPAARKNPGSPLYGMPILDVDKAKQILFIKRSMSTGFAGIDNDLFYSPKTIMLFGDAKKVLNELLISINSN; encoded by the coding sequence ATGGAGAACATCATCCAATTTGTCTATATCGCTTCAGCGGCTCTCTTCATTCTTTCTTTAAAATGGATGAGTGAAATCAAAACTTCCAGATGGGGTAATTGGGCGGGGACAGCAGGTATGGCTCTGGCTATTGTCGCCACCCTGCTCAAACCCGAAATTCATGGTTATCTCTGGATCGCTATTGGTATAGTCATTGGAGCTTCTATAGGTACACCAATGGCTATGCTGATGCCAATGACAGCCGTGCCACAACGAACTGCTCTATCTCATGCTTTTGGTGCTTTAGCCGCTGGCATCGTAGGAAGTACAGAATATTTTCTGCACGGGACCAATCTTTCCATGCCTCAACTGATTGTTTTATGTATCGAAGTGCTTTTAGGTTTCTTAACTTTTACTGGTAGCCTATTGGCTTTCGGCAAACTTCAAGAAATTATTCCAACTAGACCCATTCTTTATCCAGGAAGAAATTTAGTAAGTCTTTCGGTTTTTGCTTTCAGCTTATTTTTAATCGCCTATTTAGTCATTAAAGGAGGCAGTCATCCTTTTCTTTTCGGTTTAATCGTCTGCCTTTCTTTGCTCTTTGGCATTCTTTTAGTCTTGCCGATTGGCGGAGCAGATATGCCAACGGTAATCTCCATTCTTAACGCTTATGCAGGTCTTTCTTCTTCATTTATGGGCTTTTTGCTCAACAATAAGCTACTGATCATTGCTGGAGCACTAGATGGGAGTTCCGGATTGATTCTTTCCATTCAGATGTGTAAAGCAATGAACCGTTCTTTTACTAACGTTCTTTTTGGAGGAGTCGGGCAGGTCCTTGAAGTAGCTGATCCCTCAAGAGATGGGAAAATCGTTAAAAGCCTATCCCCTAAAGAAGCTTCCATTTTATTTGAAGCAGCCAAAAAAGTCGTAATAGTGCCTGGATACGGTATGGCTGCGGCTCAAGCTCAGCATGTGGTAAAAGAACTAACAGATGTTCTAGAGAATAGAAATATTGAAGTAAAATTTGCTATTCATCCAGTGGCTGGCAGAATGCCGGGACATATGAATGTGTTGCTGGCGGAAGCCGATGTACCCTACGATAAACTTGTCGAAATGGAAGAGATTAATCCTCTTTTTCCTGAAACAGACATCGTTTTGGTCGTAGGAGCCAATGATATTACCAATCCAGCCGCTAGGAAAAATCCAGGTTCTCCTTTATACGGTATGCCCATATTGGATGTCGATAAGGCCAAGCAGATTCTTTTCATCAAGCGTAGCATGTCCACAGGATTTGCAGGTATTGATAATGACCTCTTTTATTCGCCAAAGACGATCATGCTTTTTGGAGACGCGAAAAAGGTACTCAATGAACTGTTAATTTCCATTAATTCCAATTAA
- a CDS encoding protoglobin domain-containing protein, translating into MKTNIKELTQTIIDMIPTSLRFNAHDEAVFQKFKPFHEKLSEKLVKGFYDILFGYPTTQSIFKPDERPLREPDLQRWWQRTITGPFDINYWAWQSAVGVIHIKRKVKNPMMISIWGWILLTLQKEFSMNYSPQDTFEAMDSWHRLAITVQSLIAESYLHNYIVALAQSTGTELALLDRLVAIEVADIDPKSLS; encoded by the coding sequence ATGAAAACAAATATTAAAGAGTTAACCCAAACAATCATCGACATGATCCCCACCTCTCTAAGATTCAATGCTCATGACGAAGCCGTTTTTCAAAAATTTAAACCTTTTCATGAAAAACTTTCTGAAAAACTCGTCAAAGGTTTTTACGATATCTTGTTTGGCTATCCAACAACTCAAAGCATTTTTAAGCCAGATGAAAGACCTTTGCGAGAGCCCGATCTTCAGCGCTGGTGGCAAAGAACTATCACTGGACCTTTTGATATAAACTACTGGGCTTGGCAGTCAGCAGTCGGAGTCATTCATATCAAAAGGAAGGTCAAAAATCCCATGATGATTTCCATTTGGGGATGGATTCTACTTACCCTGCAAAAAGAGTTCTCCATGAATTACTCTCCCCAAGACACTTTCGAGGCTATGGATTCTTGGCATAGATTAGCCATTACGGTTCAGTCACTCATTGCCGAAAGCTATCTCCATAATTATATCGTTGCATTAGCCCAGTCGACTGGCACCGAGTTGGCCCTTCTCGATAGACTGGTAGCCATTGAGGTAGCGGATATTGACCCGAAGAGCCTGAGCTAA
- a CDS encoding NAD(P) transhydrogenase subunit alpha, translated as MTLSDWITNLYVFVLASFLGLELIRNVSRLLHTPLMSLTNAISSISLVGSLALTGEGEKTWVIVLGTIAIIASSINAVGGFLITDRILKMFRKSK; from the coding sequence ATGACACTGAGTGATTGGATTACTAATCTGTATGTCTTTGTCTTAGCATCCTTTTTAGGACTGGAATTAATTCGGAACGTCTCACGCTTATTACATACTCCTCTAATGTCCTTGACAAATGCTATCTCTTCGATCTCCCTGGTCGGTTCTCTAGCCCTTACAGGAGAAGGAGAGAAAACATGGGTCATTGTCCTTGGTACCATTGCCATCATCGCCTCCTCCATTAACGCGGTTGGCGGCTTTTTAATTACCGATAGAATTTTGAAAATGTTCAGGAAAAGTAAATAA